ATGGGTTGGAATGAAGGTGTTGCCCTCATGGCAACAAAACACCTGTTGAACGAACGCCGGCTGGTGTTGACTTGCACCATTAATCCTAAACTTTTTAGTTGGCCGATTGACGCCGGCGCGCACTTAATTGAGCAATTTGAATGCCAGTTCGCCAGCTGCCAAGGCAGGCGAAACTGTTGCCGGACGGGCGAAACGGCCTGAAAAGGCGGTTTGGTCGGCGGAAATAAAATTTTTTTATATTCTGGCTGTAAAACCTGCCACAAGTTCGTCTCCATCTGTGTCGGATGGTTGGAATGGCCGGCCGGGAAGGATGGTTGTTTTGTCTGTTAAGTCAGCGAAAATACATAAATAATAGAGGGGAGTCTCTCGCGGTTTCACCCGATGGCGAAAGCGGGTCTGGCTGCGGTGCGCCGTCAAATCTGATTTTATTTTCCGTGTTACTGTCCGGCTGGTCCTGAAGTGGCTGAAATTGGCCACACCGGTCCGGTGGGTGGCTGAAATTGTCCGCCCGCAGGCGGCAGCGGGTTGAAACCGGCCGGTCGATGGTTTAACGTGGGCTCTGTCTCTCTGGTGCCGGGCGTCGGCTGCCGGTACGCGAATTCGGTTTCGAGGAAGGTTGGCTTCACTTATGGATAGCGAAAGTCAGGTCGACAGGGTGCTGGCACCGGCGAAGATCAATCTCTGGCTGCATGTTTTGCGTCGGCGGGACGACGGCTATCACGAGCTGGACATGCTGATGCAGCGGATCGATCTGTGCGACGAGCTGGAGATTCGCCTCGACGACAGCGGCGAGATACGGGTCGACTGTCCGGGGCTCGAACTGCCGCCCGGCGGCGACAACCTGGCGGCCCGCGCCGCCAGGCTGATGTTCGGGCTGGCCGGGAAGGAGCGGGCGGGATGCCGGATTGCGATTCGCAAGCGGATTCCGGCGGCAGGCGGTCTTGGGGGCGGTTCGTCCGATGCCGCCGCCGTTATGCTGGCGCTCAACGAACGACTCGGGCTGCGGCTGGCCAAGGAGGTTCTCATCCGGCATGGCGTGCGGCTTGGAGCCGACATTCCGTTCTTTTTGC
This region of Geothermobacter ehrlichii genomic DNA includes:
- the ispE gene encoding 4-(cytidine 5'-diphospho)-2-C-methyl-D-erythritol kinase, which encodes MDSESQVDRVLAPAKINLWLHVLRRRDDGYHELDMLMQRIDLCDELEIRLDDSGEIRVDCPGLELPPGGDNLAARAARLMFGLAGKERAGCRIAIRKRIPAAGGLGGGSSDAAAVMLALNERLGLRLAKEVLIRHGVRLGADIPFFLLDVPAARARGVGEVLEPVGGLPEVWYLLVNPGVAVSTAWVFGNLGLTAPRQAAKLREFPRTTDALVRLLRNDLEAVTCSRYPQVAKAREALLDLGAAGVLMSGSGATVFGVFSDEGQVRQAGERLDGESDWQVFVARPC